A part of Nesterenkonia lutea genomic DNA contains:
- a CDS encoding alpha-keto acid decarboxylase family protein: MPEDAQDQRIANYTIGDYLLDRLAELGLTELFGVPGDFNLHFLDHVVDHSSIRWVGSANELNAGYSADGYARIRGIGAFLTTYGVGELSAINAVAGSYAESVPVVQIVGAPPKETQASGRKIHHSLGDGDFKHFLRMAQEVTCAHADLDAATATWEIDRVLRDVVFRRRPGYLMLAADVAEVGAYPPAEPLVTDLPVTTPRALAAFEQAVRRFLPGRRTAVLADLLVHRLGATEELASFLTDSQLPFATLAWGKTLVDESDPNFVGIYAGAASQDRVRDVIEGADALITLGVEYTDNTTAGFSMDLDPARLIDVSRFGARVGEEVFTPISLQDALAVLHQVTAELDDVAPMPAAEAPAPETPREPSDEPLTQDGLWRVLASQLESANIVAADQGTSYFGMASHRFPAKSTFIGQPMWGSIGYTLPAILGAGLADRSRRPVLLIGDGSAQLTIQEMGVMIREKLPAVVVLVNNDGYTVERAIHGPDAVYNDIAPWRWELVPQLFGAEEEDYLYRRVTTESELLQACQDTMSNREKLVFIEAITDRDDIPQLLEDVANALKR, from the coding sequence ATGCCTGAAGACGCGCAGGACCAGCGCATTGCGAACTACACCATCGGCGATTATCTGCTGGACCGGCTGGCCGAGCTCGGGCTCACCGAGCTGTTCGGCGTCCCCGGTGACTTCAACCTCCACTTCCTGGACCACGTCGTGGACCACAGCAGCATCCGCTGGGTCGGATCTGCCAATGAGCTCAATGCCGGCTACAGCGCCGACGGCTACGCCCGCATCCGCGGAATCGGTGCGTTCCTGACCACCTACGGCGTCGGCGAGCTCTCCGCGATCAACGCAGTTGCCGGATCCTACGCCGAATCTGTTCCCGTGGTGCAGATCGTCGGAGCCCCACCCAAGGAGACCCAGGCCTCAGGCCGCAAGATTCACCACTCCCTGGGCGACGGGGACTTCAAGCATTTCCTGCGCATGGCCCAGGAGGTGACGTGCGCCCACGCCGATCTCGACGCTGCCACGGCCACCTGGGAGATCGACCGGGTCCTGCGCGACGTCGTCTTCCGGCGTCGCCCCGGCTATCTCATGCTCGCCGCCGACGTGGCCGAGGTCGGCGCCTATCCTCCGGCCGAACCATTGGTCACGGACCTGCCCGTGACCACGCCCCGCGCACTCGCAGCCTTTGAACAGGCAGTTCGGCGCTTCCTGCCCGGACGCCGGACCGCGGTGCTGGCTGATCTCCTGGTCCATCGGCTCGGGGCCACCGAGGAGCTGGCCTCCTTCCTGACCGATTCGCAGCTGCCCTTCGCCACCCTGGCCTGGGGCAAGACGCTGGTCGATGAGTCGGATCCGAACTTCGTGGGCATCTACGCCGGCGCCGCCTCCCAGGACCGCGTGCGGGACGTGATCGAAGGCGCCGACGCGCTGATCACCCTGGGCGTGGAATACACCGACAACACCACCGCTGGATTCTCGATGGACCTGGATCCCGCGCGGCTGATAGATGTCTCGCGCTTCGGCGCCCGGGTGGGGGAGGAGGTCTTCACGCCGATCTCCCTGCAGGACGCGCTCGCCGTGCTGCACCAGGTGACGGCCGAGCTCGACGACGTCGCCCCCATGCCTGCGGCGGAGGCCCCCGCCCCGGAGACGCCCCGCGAGCCCTCGGATGAGCCGCTGACCCAGGATGGACTCTGGCGCGTGCTGGCTTCTCAGCTGGAGTCGGCGAACATCGTCGCGGCAGATCAGGGGACCAGCTATTTCGGGATGGCCTCACATCGGTTCCCGGCGAAGTCCACGTTCATCGGTCAGCCCATGTGGGGCTCCATCGGCTACACGCTGCCCGCGATCCTCGGTGCGGGACTCGCTGACCGCAGCCGCCGTCCGGTGCTGCTCATCGGCGACGGCTCCGCCCAGCTCACCATCCAGGAGATGGGGGTGATGATCCGTGAGAAGCTTCCCGCCGTGGTGGTGCTGGTCAACAACGACGGCTACACGGTGGAGCGTGCGATCCACGGGCCCGACGCCGTCTACAACGACATCGCGCCCTGGCGCTGGGAACTGGTGCCCCAGCTCTTCGGGGCTGAGGAGGAGGACTACCTCTACCGTCGCGTGACCACGGAGTCGGAGCTGCTGCAGGCCTGTCAGGACACGATGAGCAACCGCGAGAAGCTCGTCTTCATCGAGGCCATCACCGATCGGGATGACATTCCGCAGCTGCTCGAGGATGTGGCCAACGCGCTGAAGCGCTGA
- a CDS encoding LytR C-terminal domain-containing protein encodes MDHRIASTRAQRILLWLGTFAVIGIITGTSWLLINGTVPLNLFGRGAIPADDQCPGGTQQPVVPERVQIAVFNTTNSPGLASEVADELDDRRFRIAEVDNDYLADTGFAAIIRVGDRGLRQAYTLQQHIPDSLVDIDERPDFSVDLVLGSEFHEQGVEEAEDVEMVPGLLHCSAE; translated from the coding sequence ATGGATCACCGGATCGCCAGCACGCGTGCACAGCGGATCCTTCTCTGGCTGGGCACCTTCGCGGTGATCGGGATCATCACCGGGACCAGTTGGCTGTTGATCAACGGCACTGTTCCGCTGAACCTCTTCGGCAGGGGCGCCATCCCCGCGGATGATCAGTGCCCCGGGGGAACCCAGCAGCCGGTGGTTCCCGAACGGGTGCAGATCGCCGTGTTCAACACCACGAATTCGCCTGGCCTCGCCAGCGAGGTCGCCGATGAGCTGGACGATCGGCGTTTCCGCATCGCCGAGGTCGACAACGACTATCTCGCCGACACCGGCTTCGCCGCCATCATCCGCGTGGGGGACCGCGGTCTCCGGCAGGCATACACCCTCCAGCAGCACATCCCCGATTCCCTGGTGGACATCGACGAGCGTCCCGATTTCAGCGTGGACCTGGTCCTGGGGTCGGAGTTCCACGAGCAGGGCGTGGAAGAGGCCGAGGACGTCGAGATGGTCCCCGGCCTGCTTCACTGCTCCGCGGAGTGA
- the aceA gene encoding isocitrate lyase, which yields MTATFTSENQTSQQRNGLSPESAQAFQQKVDALQRDWDTNPRWAQTTREYSAADVVRLQGSVQEEHTLAKRGSEKLWSQLTEEHAEGKFTNSLGALTGNMAVQQVKAGLRAIYLSGWQVAGDANLSGHTYPDQSLYPANSVPSVVRRINNALLRADQIDYLEGTRTVEDYLVPIVADAEAGFGGPLNAYELMKSMIASGAAGVHWEDQLASEKKCGHLGGKVLIPTGQHVRTLQSARLAADVHNTPSVVIARTDAEAATLITSDVDERDMPFITGERTAEGFYKVRNGIEPCIARAKAYAPYSDLIWMETGTPDLEYAKQFAEAVKAEYPDQMLAYNCSPSFNWKKHLDDETIAKFQRELGKMGFTFQFITLAGFHALNYSMFELARGYKDEQMKAYVELQEKEFAAEAQGYTATKHQREVGTGYFDAISTTLNPESSTVAYKGSTEAGQFH from the coding sequence ATGACCGCGACATTCACTTCCGAGAACCAGACCTCACAGCAGCGCAACGGGCTGAGCCCGGAGAGCGCCCAGGCCTTTCAGCAGAAGGTCGATGCCCTCCAGCGGGACTGGGACACCAACCCCCGCTGGGCGCAGACCACCCGCGAATACTCCGCGGCCGACGTGGTGCGGCTGCAGGGCAGCGTGCAGGAGGAGCACACCCTGGCCAAGCGCGGTTCCGAGAAGCTCTGGAGCCAGCTCACCGAGGAGCATGCGGAGGGGAAGTTCACCAACTCCCTGGGCGCGCTGACCGGAAACATGGCGGTCCAGCAGGTCAAGGCGGGGCTGCGGGCCATCTACCTCTCCGGCTGGCAGGTTGCCGGTGACGCGAACCTCTCGGGGCACACCTACCCGGATCAGTCGCTCTATCCGGCCAACTCGGTGCCCAGCGTGGTGCGCCGGATCAACAATGCCCTGCTGCGCGCGGATCAGATCGACTACCTCGAAGGCACGCGCACGGTCGAGGACTACCTGGTCCCCATCGTCGCCGACGCCGAGGCCGGCTTCGGCGGACCGCTGAACGCCTATGAGCTGATGAAGTCCATGATCGCCTCGGGCGCGGCCGGCGTGCACTGGGAGGATCAGCTGGCCTCGGAGAAGAAGTGCGGACACCTCGGCGGGAAGGTGCTGATCCCCACCGGTCAGCACGTGCGCACACTGCAGTCCGCGCGGCTGGCGGCCGATGTGCACAACACGCCCAGCGTCGTGATCGCCCGCACCGACGCCGAAGCCGCCACGCTGATCACTTCTGACGTCGACGAGCGCGATATGCCCTTCATCACCGGGGAGCGGACGGCCGAAGGCTTCTACAAGGTGCGCAACGGCATCGAACCCTGCATCGCCCGAGCGAAGGCCTACGCTCCCTATTCGGACCTGATCTGGATGGAGACCGGAACGCCGGACCTCGAGTACGCCAAGCAGTTCGCCGAGGCGGTCAAGGCGGAGTATCCGGACCAGATGCTGGCGTACAACTGTTCTCCTTCGTTCAACTGGAAGAAGCACCTCGATGACGAGACCATCGCGAAGTTCCAGCGCGAGCTGGGCAAGATGGGCTTCACCTTCCAGTTCATCACCCTGGCAGGCTTCCACGCGCTGAACTACTCGATGTTCGAGCTGGCCCGCGGCTATAAGGACGAGCAGATGAAGGCCTACGTGGAGCTCCAGGAGAAGGAGTTCGCGGCCGAGGCGCAGGGCTACACGGCCACCAAGCACCAGCGGGAGGTCGGCACCGGGTACTTCGATGCCATCTCCACCACGTTGAACCCCGAGTCCTCCACGGTGGCCTATAAGGGGTCCACCGAAGCGGGCCAATTCCACTGA
- a CDS encoding aldolase/citrate lyase/malate synthase family protein has product MNAQTSTTLRSSTTVYSTTAHRSAHSETDTGRIADPGNAITINGITLTAARAPRQNEVFTADALTFLSSLHREFGARIAELEPGEPQPQQNNRGGVTGQQDPAAEAEASWRALVEKHLAQTDCAFATPRRLTRSEDRIFSQGQPLSGGLVDFGLHIHRCARRLVSEGRAPFISLLGLESEQELEIWQEMFARAEELIGLPAGTIRAITFSTAEDDGGGAILVEKRAR; this is encoded by the coding sequence ATGAACGCCCAGACCAGCACCACTCTTCGCTCCAGCACCACCGTCTACAGCACCACAGCGCACAGGAGCGCCCACTCTGAGACCGACACCGGGCGGATCGCCGATCCCGGCAATGCCATCACCATCAACGGGATCACGCTCACTGCAGCACGGGCGCCTCGGCAGAACGAGGTGTTCACCGCTGATGCGCTGACGTTCCTGAGCTCCCTGCACCGAGAGTTCGGTGCGCGGATCGCAGAGCTGGAGCCGGGGGAGCCGCAGCCGCAGCAGAACAATCGGGGCGGGGTCACCGGACAGCAGGATCCGGCGGCGGAGGCCGAGGCCTCCTGGAGGGCGCTGGTGGAGAAGCACCTGGCGCAGACGGACTGTGCCTTCGCGACTCCTCGACGGCTGACCCGTTCCGAGGACCGGATCTTCAGCCAGGGGCAGCCGCTCTCGGGCGGACTGGTCGACTTCGGCCTGCACATCCACCGCTGCGCGCGTCGGCTGGTCTCCGAAGGAAGGGCTCCGTTCATCTCGCTGCTGGGACTGGAGAGCGAGCAGGAGCTCGAGATCTGGCAGGAGATGTTCGCGCGGGCCGAAGAGCTGATCGGTCTCCCGGCCGGCACGATCCGGGCCATCACCTTCAGCACGGCGGAGGATGACGGCGGCGGTGCCATCCTCGTCGAGAAGCGGGCCCGCTGA
- a CDS encoding helix-turn-helix transcriptional regulator — MRTARETSSVRQGPTRPPLRPLERASATADEDGFDLIALGRRVRHLRKQAGLTLDALAESLGTAPSQLSLLENGRREPKLSQLQQLAKVLHVSVDDLFGAEPPSKRAALEIELEKAQRGPLYAALNLPTVRIGSRLPMDVLQSLVALQGELRRRLEEQAATPEEARRANTELREEMRARNNYYPEIEAAAQELLDAVDHRDGPLSHHVVADIAAHLGFSLRFVPNLPESTRSVTDQKNRIIYLTQGSSRQWDARSVLLQALGHQVLGHTEPGDYSEFLRQRVYTNYFAASLLMPEATTVRFLKEAKSRKELAIEDLRDAFAVSYESAAHRFTNLATEHLGITCHFQKVHESGILHKAYENDGVNFPADHSGAIEGQTICRQWTSRQVFDVDDKFRSFHQYTDTTVGTFWCTARTEAHSSGVYSLSIGVPFDHVKWFRGSDTTSRSASRCPEDPTCCRQPPAELAVRWEGKAWPAARANTHLLAAMPQGAFPGVDTTEVYEFLERHTRQD, encoded by the coding sequence ATGCGCACAGCACGAGAAACCTCATCGGTGAGGCAGGGGCCGACCCGTCCCCCGCTGCGTCCACTCGAGCGCGCCTCGGCCACTGCAGATGAAGACGGCTTCGACCTGATCGCCCTGGGTCGGCGGGTGCGTCATCTGCGCAAGCAGGCAGGACTGACCCTGGATGCGCTCGCGGAGTCCCTCGGCACAGCACCGAGTCAGCTCTCTCTGCTGGAGAACGGTCGACGCGAGCCCAAACTCTCCCAGCTGCAGCAGCTGGCCAAGGTGCTCCACGTCAGCGTCGACGACCTCTTCGGCGCTGAGCCGCCCTCGAAGCGCGCGGCCCTGGAGATCGAGCTGGAGAAGGCTCAGCGCGGTCCGCTCTATGCGGCGCTGAACCTTCCCACCGTGCGGATCGGCTCTCGGCTGCCCATGGACGTCCTGCAGTCGCTGGTGGCTCTGCAGGGTGAGCTGCGCCGTCGTCTGGAGGAACAGGCGGCGACTCCCGAGGAGGCGCGCCGGGCCAACACCGAGCTGCGCGAAGAGATGCGCGCCAGGAACAACTACTACCCCGAGATCGAGGCGGCCGCCCAGGAGCTTCTGGATGCCGTGGATCACCGGGACGGTCCGCTCTCTCATCACGTGGTGGCAGACATTGCGGCGCACCTGGGCTTCTCGCTGCGCTTCGTGCCGAACCTGCCGGAGTCCACGCGTTCGGTCACCGATCAGAAGAACCGGATCATCTACCTCACCCAGGGAAGCTCCCGGCAGTGGGACGCCCGGTCGGTGCTGCTGCAGGCGCTGGGTCACCAGGTGCTGGGTCACACCGAGCCGGGTGATTATTCGGAGTTCCTGCGTCAGCGGGTCTATACCAACTACTTCGCGGCGAGCCTGCTGATGCCCGAGGCCACCACGGTGCGCTTCCTCAAGGAGGCCAAGTCACGCAAGGAGCTGGCCATCGAGGATCTGCGGGATGCCTTCGCGGTGTCCTATGAATCGGCCGCCCACCGGTTCACGAATCTCGCCACCGAGCATCTGGGCATCACCTGCCATTTCCAGAAGGTCCATGAGTCCGGCATCCTGCACAAGGCCTATGAGAACGACGGGGTGAACTTCCCCGCCGATCACTCCGGGGCCATCGAAGGTCAGACCATCTGCCGACAGTGGACCTCCCGCCAGGTCTTTGACGTGGATGACAAGTTCCGCTCCTTCCATCAGTACACCGACACCACGGTGGGGACCTTCTGGTGCACGGCACGCACTGAGGCACACTCCTCCGGGGTGTATTCGCTCTCGATCGGAGTGCCCTTCGACCACGTGAAGTGGTTCCGCGGATCCGACACCACCTCGCGCTCGGCCTCGCGCTGTCCAGAGGACCCCACCTGCTGCCGCCAACCCCCGGCCGAGCTCGCCGTTCGTTGGGAGGGCAAGGCATGGCCTGCCGCGCGGGCCAACACCCACCTGCTCGCGGCCATGCCGCAGGGCGCCTTTCCCGGAGTGGACACCACCGAGGTCTACGAGTTCTTGGAACGCCACACACGGCAGGACTGA
- a CDS encoding LamB/YcsF family protein, with translation MAQIDLNSDVGESFGNWTIGDDAAILRTVSSANIACGFHAGDPLTIRATATEAAANDVVIGAHIGYRDLAGFGRRHLECSPDELAADVLYQLSALEGIASAVGSQVRYVKPHGALYHSMISHTGHAHAVIDTIAAYCESTGRDLPVLLLPGSIALDYAAEAGLRGVSEAFADRSYNPDGTLVSRRKPDAVLHDTEQVVENMLRLAEESVLIARDGTRIETQAESICTHGDTAGAVAMAQSVRSALEGAGVEIRSFA, from the coding sequence GTGGCACAGATCGACCTGAACAGTGACGTCGGAGAGTCCTTCGGCAACTGGACCATCGGCGACGACGCGGCGATCCTGCGCACCGTCTCGAGCGCGAACATCGCCTGCGGCTTCCACGCCGGGGACCCGCTGACCATTCGTGCCACCGCCACGGAGGCAGCGGCCAACGACGTCGTCATCGGGGCTCACATCGGCTACCGCGACCTGGCCGGCTTCGGTCGACGGCATCTGGAATGTTCCCCCGATGAGCTCGCCGCCGATGTGCTCTACCAGCTGAGCGCCCTGGAAGGAATCGCCTCGGCGGTCGGCTCACAGGTCCGGTATGTGAAGCCCCACGGCGCCCTGTACCACTCGATGATCTCCCACACCGGGCACGCCCATGCCGTCATCGACACCATCGCGGCCTACTGCGAGAGCACCGGACGCGACCTGCCCGTGCTGCTGCTGCCGGGTTCCATCGCCCTGGACTACGCTGCGGAGGCCGGTCTGCGCGGGGTCTCCGAGGCCTTCGCCGATCGCAGCTACAACCCTGACGGCACGCTGGTCTCCCGGCGTAAGCCCGACGCGGTGCTCCATGACACCGAGCAGGTCGTGGAGAACATGCTGCGCCTGGCCGAGGAGTCGGTGCTGATCGCTCGCGACGGCACCCGCATCGAGACCCAGGCCGAGTCCATCTGCACCCATGGCGATACGGCCGGGGCGGTGGCGATGGCGCAGTCGGTGCGCTCAGCACTGGAGGGCGCCGGAGTCGAGATCCGGAGCTTCGCATGA
- a CDS encoding 5-oxoprolinase subunit B/C family protein: MISAIREAGPRALLLEFETLDQVLACHQQLRREPLAGQVEAVAAARTILLRFTARFALREARQQLPSLELGEFSAADSRRVELEVVYDGEDLPDLASHLAMSVQALINWHSGTTWAGAFGGFAPGFTYCVPSTTPDAAALGNVGPLDVPRRSSPRTAVPAGAVALAGEFSAVYPRVSPGGWQLIGHTPATMWDLSREADGESPALVRPGDSVRYKPVTARSVTSEATAQPEAPSQQDSRPDHDVALTVLDPGLQTLIQDFGRSGFSDLGVSRAGVADEDAARQVNRLLGNAPQAAVLETLYGGVSLQAETTVVLAVAGAQVTLDVTAPEGSSRRVRLGAPFALTAGETLTLGAPEWGLRSVIGLRGGIAATPVLGSVSADTMSGLGPDPLAPGDQLRTAGTATGAVAAAEPQNRRAQDPSSEGQSALRFTYGPRADWFSTEEAVRLAAQPWVVSRSSNRIGIRLEVPEDDAAQGAENSAHRAQNSAPGAQDEAPRPLRRLKEGELPSEGVVRGSLQMPPSGTPVLFLNDHPVTGGYPVIGVVIDEDLPLAAQLAPGDQITLVSVDPETLAPPQHPSADSAEPAEPADPAAPTPQTTATPDA, translated from the coding sequence ATGATCAGCGCCATCCGCGAGGCTGGTCCTCGCGCGCTGCTGCTGGAGTTCGAGACCCTGGACCAGGTGCTGGCCTGCCATCAGCAGCTGCGCCGGGAGCCCCTTGCCGGTCAGGTCGAGGCGGTGGCCGCGGCACGCACCATCCTGCTGCGCTTCACCGCCCGGTTCGCCCTCCGCGAGGCGCGCCAGCAGCTGCCCAGCCTTGAACTGGGAGAGTTCTCGGCCGCAGACTCGCGCCGCGTGGAGCTGGAGGTCGTCTACGACGGCGAAGATCTGCCCGATCTGGCCTCTCACCTGGCGATGAGCGTCCAGGCGCTGATCAACTGGCACAGCGGAACAACCTGGGCCGGCGCCTTCGGTGGCTTCGCCCCGGGATTCACCTACTGCGTGCCCAGCACGACTCCCGATGCTGCGGCCCTCGGCAACGTCGGTCCACTCGATGTGCCGCGCCGCAGCAGTCCACGCACGGCCGTGCCCGCCGGCGCCGTCGCCCTTGCCGGCGAATTCTCCGCGGTCTACCCGCGCGTCTCCCCAGGGGGCTGGCAGCTGATCGGACACACCCCGGCGACCATGTGGGACCTCTCCCGGGAAGCCGACGGCGAGTCCCCGGCGCTGGTCCGCCCGGGCGACTCGGTGCGGTACAAGCCCGTGACCGCCCGGTCAGTGACCAGCGAAGCCACCGCTCAGCCCGAAGCCCCGAGCCAGCAGGACTCCCGCCCGGACCACGACGTCGCGCTCACCGTCCTCGACCCGGGACTGCAGACCCTGATCCAAGACTTCGGCCGCAGCGGGTTCAGCGACCTCGGAGTCTCCCGCGCGGGGGTCGCCGACGAGGACGCGGCGCGCCAGGTGAACAGACTTCTCGGCAATGCTCCACAGGCGGCCGTGCTCGAGACGCTGTACGGCGGAGTCAGCCTGCAGGCCGAGACCACCGTGGTGCTCGCGGTCGCCGGCGCACAGGTGACGCTGGACGTCACCGCCCCCGAGGGATCCAGCCGACGCGTGCGGCTGGGCGCCCCCTTCGCCCTCACCGCAGGAGAGACCCTGACCCTCGGCGCCCCCGAGTGGGGACTGCGCAGCGTGATCGGGCTGCGCGGAGGCATCGCTGCCACCCCGGTCCTGGGCAGCGTCTCCGCCGACACCATGTCCGGACTGGGCCCCGATCCGCTGGCGCCCGGAGACCAGCTCCGGACTGCCGGCACTGCCACGGGCGCCGTCGCCGCTGCGGAGCCCCAGAACCGCCGGGCGCAGGACCCCTCCTCCGAGGGCCAGTCCGCCCTGCGTTTCACCTATGGCCCGCGCGCAGACTGGTTCAGCACCGAGGAGGCGGTGCGGCTGGCGGCTCAACCCTGGGTGGTGAGCCGGTCATCAAACCGGATCGGGATTCGACTCGAGGTCCCCGAGGACGATGCGGCGCAGGGGGCCGAGAACTCTGCGCACAGGGCCCAGAACTCTGCGCCGGGGGCCCAGGACGAGGCGCCGCGACCGCTGCGCCGGCTCAAGGAGGGTGAGCTGCCGAGCGAGGGAGTCGTCCGCGGCTCGCTGCAGATGCCGCCATCGGGCACCCCAGTGCTGTTCCTCAACGACCACCCGGTGACCGGGGGGTATCCCGTGATCGGCGTCGTCATCGACGAGGACCTCCCCCTCGCGGCGCAGCTCGCCCCTGGAGACCAGATCACCCTGGTCTCGGTGGACCCCGAGACGCTGGCCCCGCCGCAGCATCCCTCCGCTGACTCCGCTGAACCGGCTGAACCCGCTGACCCGGCAGCGCCGACGCCCCAGACCACCGCGACCCCTGACGCCTGA
- a CDS encoding acetyl/propionyl/methylcrotonyl-CoA carboxylase subunit alpha: protein MKRILIANRGEIAVRIIRSARESGYVAAAVYADQDADALHVQLADDAVALHGTTPAQTYLDQQKLLAAALQVDADAIHPGYGFLSENADFARAVIEAGLTWIGPKPETIESLGNKVTARALAVKVGAPLVPGTDGPVADGEEIREFVAEHGLPVAIKAAHGGGGRGMRIVREEAEIDEAFASAVREAESAFGRGECFVERFLDRPRHVEAQVLADTHGNVVVVGTRDCSLQRRNQKLVEEAPAPFLSDDQRADIHRSARAICAEAGYVGAGTVEYLLSPGQGDRPGLLSFLEVNTRLQVEHPVTEETSGVDLVAEQLRIAEGEPLRLTEDPQPRGHSVEFRLNAEEPAQGFLPTPGPVELFAPPTGPGIRVDTGVRSGDEISGAFDSMLAKLVVTGPDRPTTLRRARMALAEMRIEGLPTVLPFHRQVLEAEDFLAAEGEDSFTVHTRWIETEFEAAYGESMAESEHLAAALRHRKHRMHRTTVEIDGRPVTLGLPGALLSLLGSGTGTGPDSQRGSGSGTGEDEEADPRVGAAPGAVASKLAGSLVSFSTADGAQVSAGDPIAVVEAMKMESTVAAPRSGRFIRADLAPGAALQAGQLLGTIE, encoded by the coding sequence ATGAAGCGCATCCTGATCGCCAACCGCGGCGAGATCGCCGTCCGCATCATCCGCAGCGCGCGGGAATCCGGCTACGTCGCCGCGGCGGTCTACGCCGATCAAGACGCCGACGCGCTGCACGTCCAGCTGGCCGATGACGCGGTGGCGCTGCACGGGACGACCCCGGCGCAGACCTATCTGGACCAGCAGAAGCTCCTCGCGGCCGCCCTCCAGGTCGACGCCGACGCGATCCACCCCGGCTACGGGTTCCTCTCCGAGAACGCCGACTTCGCCCGCGCCGTCATCGAGGCTGGACTGACCTGGATCGGCCCGAAGCCCGAGACCATCGAATCCCTCGGGAACAAGGTCACCGCCCGGGCGCTGGCGGTCAAGGTCGGCGCCCCGCTGGTTCCAGGCACGGACGGTCCGGTCGCCGATGGCGAGGAGATTCGTGAATTCGTGGCCGAACACGGGCTGCCCGTGGCGATCAAGGCCGCCCACGGCGGGGGCGGGCGCGGCATGCGCATCGTCCGTGAGGAGGCCGAGATCGACGAGGCCTTCGCCTCTGCAGTGCGCGAGGCCGAGTCCGCCTTCGGTCGTGGGGAGTGCTTCGTGGAGCGGTTCCTGGACCGGCCCCGGCACGTGGAGGCCCAGGTCCTGGCGGACACGCACGGCAACGTCGTCGTTGTCGGCACGCGGGACTGCTCGCTGCAGCGGCGCAATCAGAAGCTGGTCGAGGAGGCGCCCGCGCCGTTCCTCAGCGACGATCAGCGCGCCGACATCCACCGCTCCGCCCGGGCGATCTGCGCCGAGGCCGGCTACGTCGGGGCCGGGACCGTGGAGTATCTGCTCAGCCCGGGCCAGGGGGACCGGCCCGGACTGCTCAGCTTCCTGGAGGTCAACACCCGGCTGCAGGTGGAGCACCCGGTCACCGAGGAGACCTCCGGGGTGGACCTGGTGGCCGAACAGCTGCGCATCGCCGAGGGCGAGCCGCTGCGCCTCACGGAGGATCCGCAGCCGCGAGGCCACTCAGTGGAGTTCCGACTCAACGCCGAAGAGCCGGCCCAGGGCTTCCTACCCACCCCGGGTCCGGTGGAGCTCTTCGCTCCCCCCACGGGGCCCGGCATCCGGGTGGACACCGGCGTGCGCAGCGGTGATGAGATCTCCGGGGCCTTCGACTCGATGCTGGCCAAGCTCGTGGTCACCGGCCCGGACCGGCCCACCACGCTGCGCCGCGCCCGTATGGCGCTGGCCGAGATGCGCATCGAGGGTCTGCCAACCGTGCTGCCGTTTCACCGTCAGGTGCTCGAGGCCGAGGACTTCCTCGCCGCCGAGGGCGAGGACAGCTTCACAGTCCACACGCGGTGGATCGAGACCGAGTTCGAGGCCGCCTATGGGGAGTCCATGGCCGAGTCCGAGCATCTCGCCGCCGCGCTTCGTCACCGCAAGCATCGAATGCACCGCACCACCGTGGAGATCGACGGCCGCCCGGTCACCCTCGGGCTGCCGGGGGCTCTGCTGAGCCTGCTGGGCAGCGGCACCGGGACAGGTCCCGACAGCCAGAGAGGCTCCGGCAGCGGGACAGGCGAGGACGAGGAGGCGGACCCCCGCGTCGGAGCGGCACCCGGGGCCGTGGCGTCGAAGCTGGCAGGCAGCCTGGTCAGCTTCTCCACCGCGGACGGCGCCCAGGTCTCCGCCGGAGACCCGATCGCCGTGGTGGAGGCGATGAAGATGGAGTCCACCGTGGCCGCCCCGCGCAGCGGACGCTTCATTCGCGCCGATCTCGCGCCCGGCGCGGCGCTGCAGGCCGGCCAGCTCCTCGGCACCATCGAATGA